From the Paenibacillus tianjinensis genome, the window CGGCGGGGTCCCTTTGGACATCAGAATGTTGATATTCTCCGCTTGGCGGTATTCCGTAGGAGTGAGCAGGAACTTCTTACGGAACATCTGCGTGAAATGCTTCATATCCTGATACCCCACACGCTCAGCAATCTCTGCCAGCTTCAGCTTCGGATTCAGCAGCAGCAGCTTCGCCTGCTCCAGCCGCAGGGAGGTGACATACTCCTTATATCCCTGGCCGGTTTTGTGCTTGAACAGCTGGCTGAAATACGCCGGATTGAGGAATACCACCGAGGCCATTTTCTCAAGCGACAAATCCTCGGCGTAGTGCTCCTTAATATAATGCAGGGCGACATCGATCGCCTTCTCACCGCTTCCCTTAAGCGGCTCCAGCTCAAAAGCCTGAGAGGCCGAAGCCTCCCTCATCCGTTTTACCACCTGGGGAACCGTACTGAAGTCGTAGCTTAGGCCGGAATGCAGGATCTGAAAAGGGACTTTCAGATAATGGATAAGATGCTCACGGACCTCCTGCTGAAACTCCTCGATCACCGCGTTCTCCCGCAAAGTTACCAGACCCAGCAGACTCTGCCGGTCATAGCTGACCACAAAGCCCCGTCCATGACGCTCGACCAGTTCGGACAGCACATTTTCCACAATAAAGTGCTCCAGCCTGACGCTTCTGTCCCCGGGATCCATCTGCACCATCACCAGATAATAATTACTGAAGTCTTCGATAAAGGGGCCAATGTCGAGATTGCCGATATCAAGCCCTGATGCCAGCCGCTGGAACACTCCCTCACGCAAAAACCGCAGGCTTGCCCTCAGCCGCTCCCCTTGCCTGGAAATGTCACTGTCCTTCTGAATCTCGTCAGTGAGATTGTGTATAATCTCCTGCAGCTTGTTCTTGCCGATAGGCTTCAGCAGATAATCCTTCGCCCCGAGGCGAACCGCCTCCTGCGCATATGAAAACTCGCTGTGTGCTGAGATCACAACCCATTTCACATACGGATATCTGCGCTTTGAAATCTTCATAAATTCCAGTCCGTTCATACCCGGCATGAGGATATCCGTCAGGACAATGTGGATATGCTGCTCCTCCATCACCTTAACCGCCTCCTCGGCTCTGGCTGCAACATAAACCTGATATTCAGGGTATATATTCTCGATTGTGCGCATGATGCCTTCGCGGATTACCCGTTCATCATCGGCGATGAGAATGTTCACGTAAGCGTGTCTCCTTCCACATTAATCGGCAGCAGGATCGCAACCTGCGTTCCTACTCCGGGAAAGCTCTGGATTTGCAGGCCATACGTCTCACCGAACATATGCTGCAGACGGCGGTGCAGATTCTGAAGTCCGATGCCGCTTTTGCCGGCTTCCTTCGGGCTTCTGCCCTCGAGAGAATGAAGCAGCCGCTGAAGCTGTACTTCATCCATTCCGTTCCCGTTGTCTTCCACGATTAATTTCAGAATATTCCCTTCCTCGCGGGTATACACCTTAAGGATCCCCTGGCGGCCAAGAGATTCCAAACCATGTTTGACCGCATTTTCTATGACCGGCTGCACTGTCATCTTGGGAACCCGGATAGGCAGCCATTGTTCATCGATGCCTGTAACAATCTGCAGCCTGCCTTCCAGCCGGATCGAAATAATCTTCAAGTAGTGGCCGATCTGCTCCAGCTCTTCCTCAAGCGCGACCTCTGCCCCGTCCTCCCATTGACTGCTGTAACGGAACATGGAAGACAGTGACAACACCAGCTCACCCAGCTGCTCATTCCCTTCCTCATCGAGCATCCAGTAGATCATGTCTAGGGTATTGTACAGGAAATGCGGATTTACCTGAGACTGGAGTGCATGCAGCTCCGCGTTCTTCTCGCTGACCGACGACAGCTTCACCCGTTCGATCAGCTCTTCGATCCGCCGCACCATCCGGTTAAACGAAGCGACGAGGATGTTGATCTCCTGATATGAGGAGACATTCACCATGCCCCGGAAATTACCGATTTCTACCTGCCGCATTTCGCGTATCATCTTCTTCAAAGGGGAGGATATACTCCGCGATACAATGAAAGCGATCAGCGTGGATACAATAATCAGAATCGATATAACAATCAGCAGATATCTCTTCATCTCAATCAGTTCCACATTCAGATCTTTGTCCGGCGTAATACTCATAACCCACCAGCCCGAGAAGGAGAGCTTGGAGGCGACGATCAGGCGGTCTGCTTCCTGCTGGACCATTACGTCCTCTGAGGTCTGCAGGGAAGGCAGATTCTCAACCACCGGTGACGGATCCGTAGCGGATGAGACAAACCGGCCGTCCTGTGACATCAAATAGACCTGGCTGTGCGCACCGAGCTTCAGGTTGTCTAATGCGTCCAGAACCGGCTGGGGATTAGTCTCATAGAGGACAATACCAATCGGTTTATGCTCATTGAGGTCAAAGATTTGCCGCCCGAAAGCGAATACAGGACTGTCCTCGACCTGGTCGATCAGCGAATGCTCGTATACCCCCAGCCAGACCATTTTTCCTGAAGAAGCACGCAGCTGTTTGTACCAGTCCTCTGTCTTGTAATCCGGGTCCACCACATTCATATAGTTGCCGTAATTATAGATTTTCCCCTTATCGGTAATGACATGAATCCCAACCAGATCATCGCGTGAATAAAAGATAGAGCCGATTATATTCGTGATGGTCTGTTCATTGATAAATGCCACTGCCGGTTCATCCGTTGTTTCATTGAGCAGGCGAATCATCTCAAAGTTATTGCTTAGTGATTTCGACAAGGCGTCATACCCTTTATAAAGCAAGGTGAACAGCCCCGCCGTTTGAGCCACATTCTTCTGCGACAAATCGCTGATCTTTTCATGCAATTGAACCGTAGTCCGATTATAGTACAGCAGGCTGACTATGAGCAGAATGCTGGACATGCAAAAAAGAAACAGCAGAAACAACCGATGATGGATGGAATGAAAGCCGTTTCGCATAGGACTCTCCTCCTTCTTAGCACCCTGTCCTGCCGTTCCCTATTATAAATCCAATGCTTTTTTAAAAGCAACGCCAATTAACCCTTGACCGCCCCTGCTACCATGCCCTTCGTAATCCGGTTAGACAGGAAGAAGTAGATCAGGATAACCGGTAGCGCGCCCATGACGAGAAATGCGCCGATATCCCCGTAGTTGACTGAATACTGGCTAACGAAGGTATACACCCCGAATGGCAATGTTTTCAGCTTCTCGGATGAGATGAAGGTGGCTGCGAGAATATACTCGTTCCAGATATTGATGAAGGTCAGGATGCATACCGTCATTACCGGAGGAATTGACACCGGAAGAATAATGCTGCGGAAAATCCGGTATACACTGGCCCCGTCAATGAAGGCGGATTCCTCAATTTCGTGGGGAATGTCCCGCATGAAGCCTGAGAGAATAAAGACGGCGATTGGAGTGGAGAACGCAATGTACGGCAGAATCAGCGACCAATGCGTGTTCAGCACATGAATATGTTTGAAAATAATCATCAGCGGCAGCAGTGTGGCCTGCATCGGGATCATCATCCCCATCAGGAAAATTGTCATCACGAGATTACCGTATTTCCAGCGGAACCGTGAGATCGCATAAGCCACCATCGAAGCCAGCACAATGACGCATACCATCGTTGTTGCGGTAACAAATATGCTGTTGCTCAAGTATTTCAGATAACTGCCGGATGTGTAAGCCTCACTGTAGTTATGCCATTGGAATGATTTCGGCAAGGAAAAGAAGCTGCCGTCCATAATTTCTTCGTTAGTCTTCAGGGAGTAGAGTACTAACCATAACAGAGGGTACAGCTGGGTGACTACAGGAATGGCGAAAAGAAGATACACGATTCCTTTTTTAAATTTTTGCATGACCGCGCACTCCTTTTCTAATTAAACTTTCGTTCAATCCGGTTAAAGATCGTATTGATGAATCCGGTAAAGACCAGGCAGACCACAACCAGGAAGGTCGCAATCGCACTGCCATAGCCGTACTTGAAGGAGCCGAATGAGCTGGTGTACATGTGTGTGGAGATTACATCCGTTGCATGTGCCGGACCGCCGCCGGTCATAACCATCACCAGATCAAATGCCTGCAGGGAACCGATAAATGCAAGTACAATAGATATTTTAAAGATCGGGACAATCAGCGGGAGGGTAATGTAACGGTCCGCTTTGAAGCCGTCTGCCCCGTCTATTTTTGCCGCCTCATAGAGCTCATCCGGAATATTCTGTACCCCGGTATACTGAATCAGCAAATGATAACCGAAGTACTGCCACAGGGATACAAAATAGAGCGCGAACATCGCAATTTTGGGCTCAGTCAGCCAGTTATGTGTCCAGCTGTCCAGTCCCAGGGAGACCAATACGCCGTTAAGCATACCGCCCATCGATGTAGGGTTGTACACAGTTTTCCACAATTGTCCAATAATAACGACGGACAGAATGACCGGTGTAAAGTAAATAGACACCAGGGTATTTCCTTTTCTCAAATAACGGTTAAGCAAAATCGCCATGAACAGACATAGCGGAATTTCGATCATAGAAGCAACCGCATATAGCAGGGTTCTTCTTACGGACGGCCAGAACACCGGATCATTAAAGAACATATCCTTGAAATTGCCGAGGCCAATAAAGGTTGAAGCCGTTAAGCCATCCCATTTGAGCAGACCTGTGTATACGGACACTATAATGGGAACAAACACAAGGCACACATACAAGAGCAGACATGGCAATACGAAGACGGCTATTGTACGCGCTGGCACCTTAAGTACTTTCATCTTTCCCGCCTCCTAAACAAGCAGATTCTTTGTCTATATCCATTAGAACCCGGTGCGAAGCAGCCTTTTTGGGGCTCACTTCGCACCGGTAATGGTAGCTGTATTTATTAGAAACTATTCTTTATTTGCTTCAAAAGCGGTTTGGTGTTCTTTAGCTACAGCCGCGGAATCGACTTTTTGGACGAACAGGTTTTGGATACTGCTAAGGTGTACTTGAGCTGTGGCCGGATTCATGGTGTTATCGAATGCCAGATCTCCGCCCTTAACCTGGTTGAACAGACCGGCAATGTTTACAGCCAGATCCGAGTAACCGGCAGCTTTCAAATCGCCGTCTACCTTTTGACCGATACCTACAGCATTCTTAAGTTCAAATTGTTTCTTAGGATATTCCGAAGCGAAGAAGTGGAGGAAATCCTTGGTTTCCTGCAGGTGCTCGCTGTTAGCCGATACGGCAAATGCACTGCCTGGTGCCAGCATGAATTCATTAGGGTCACCCTTGCCATTAACGGTAGGGAACTGGAAGGCTCCAACTTTACCAGCTACAGAAGAAGCATCGATTGCGCCTGTTTCCCAAGATCCGATCGACCACATGGCGGCTTTACCGGTTTTGAAGATGTTACCTCCGGCATTGGCGTCAATGGAAGTTGCACCGTCCGGGAATGCGCCTGCCTGAACAAGCTGCTGGAACGCGTCTACTGCTTCAACGAAAGCAGGATCTTCAAAGGTTTTCTTGCCGTCAAGCACATCCTTCAGGAATCCGGGGCCGCCGTTGGTACGGAGCAGAATATTCATGAACAGGAATGAACCGGTCCAGGAATCCTTTTCACCGATGGCCATTGGGGTAATACCTTTATCTTTCAGGATTTTGACATCCTGCAGCAATTCTTCGAAGGTAGTTGGTGTGTTCTTAATTCCGGCTTGCTCGAAGAGTTCCTTGTTGTAGTACACTACTTCGATATTGTTACCGTCAGGAAGCGCGTACACATTGTTGTCAAAGCTGTAGTAGTCCAGCAGACCTTCCTGATAAGTGTCCTTCAGGCCGTCCTGGTCAAGCATATCGTTCAGCGGTGCGAACAATCCGGCGTCAACGAAAGGCTTCATTTGTGCAGCCGGGTTAACAATCGTAATATCGGGTACTTCTTTGGAAGCCGCCTGTGTTTTGAGTTTCACTTTTTGCTGGTCAGTATTCAGGGTATCCAGCTCAATTTTCACATTTGGATGTTCCTTCATGTACTGGTTAGTCAGTTCATGAATCATTTTGTAAGCGGGTGTCGCAGGGTCAGGATAGATGTTCTGGAAGGTGATCGTTACCTTTTTGCCGCTGTCCGTAGTTGCTGTAGCCGTGTTGCCGCTGTCAGTGCTCTTCGGTGCGTTAGTGGCTGCGCCTTCATTGCTCTTGTTGTCCGAGTTGCCGCAAGCTGCCAGGCTGAGTGCCATCACTGCGGTTAATCCGATGGCAAATGACTTTTGCATTTTTGTTTTGACCATTTGTTTAATGCCCCCTAACTCGTGATAGGCTTATTATCATCTGATTAAGCGCTTCCAACAAGGTGCGAACTACAGAATAAAGGTTTGTTTTTTCTATATATAAAATAAAAACTTCGAAAAACCGTTGCGCAGATATTTCGGCTGCATCCAAAATTTAAAGAATGCAAAACAGCGGCAGCCAACAGGGAAAGCCCCTTTATAGCTACCGCTTCTGCCATGTGATTTCCATGTGTGAAACTGTTAAGTTTGTTCCAGCCGCTGTTATTCACTGATTCCTTGATTTGAACCGCTAAATAGCGGTTGGAAAGTGTGAAGTGCTTATGCTTTCGATGGTAGCTTTCCTTCGAAAAGCTTTTAGGCGGACGCTACCGTTCCTACAAGTGATTTGTCTCCGATTTATTGAGAAATCTATTGCACGAAGTGCAATCATCCAATAAAACCACCTCTAACAATCGGAACCAAACCCTACAGTTCATACGTATAACTAACCCAGTGAAATAGTTAATGCTATTGTTATTGTCCCCGCTGCCACCCCTTCAAGACACTCAGCAGTCCGGGAACATCCAGCCCGTCCAGTGAAAAGGCTTTGCGCAGCAGATCATGGGGAATGAACTCATCATACTTCCCGAGGTAAGGCGCTTCATCGGGCCCGAGCAAAGACAGCGGATCGGTTGCCGCAGTGCTCTCGGCAATGATCTCCTCCTCCAGTGTTTCGGCATCAGTACGTCCGGCCACAACCATGTAATACGGCTCCATCGGCACGATGGAACGCAGCCCGAGCCGGCCCTTGAGGTTGTTCTTGAGCAGGCGTTCCAGCGTACGGAACTGCCGGCTTCCGGCCCAGGGCAGGATGAACATGGAGTCGCCGCCAGCGGGCAGCACTTCGCGTGTAAGCAGGCCGCTCTCCTTGGCCAGACGGCGCGCGCGTTCAAGCCTTGCAGCAGCGCTTGGCGCAAGATATGGATAGAGCGCTGTCGATCCCAGTACCTCACGGATCTTGGCCATAATGCGGGTATGCACATCGCCGCCTGCACCCAGCCATAAGGTATCTACCTTGCCCCGCGAGCTTTTGACATAGACCGCTTTGTGGCGGGTATCAACCTCCTCAATCTTCCACAGCTTACCGGCGAGGGTGAAGCAGTAGCCGGGCGGCGGCACCGTCGTAATTGAGCCGATCTCCTCGGTGCCGTTGTACACTACATGCTCTTCATCGTCCTTGAACACCGCATAGAAACGGAAGTTGTTCACGATCTTCTCCCCGG encodes:
- a CDS encoding carbohydrate ABC transporter permease — encoded protein: MKVLKVPARTIAVFVLPCLLLYVCLVFVPIIVSVYTGLLKWDGLTASTFIGLGNFKDMFFNDPVFWPSVRRTLLYAVASMIEIPLCLFMAILLNRYLRKGNTLVSIYFTPVILSVVIIGQLWKTVYNPTSMGGMLNGVLVSLGLDSWTHNWLTEPKIAMFALYFVSLWQYFGYHLLIQYTGVQNIPDELYEAAKIDGADGFKADRYITLPLIVPIFKISIVLAFIGSLQAFDLVMVMTGGGPAHATDVISTHMYTSSFGSFKYGYGSAIATFLVVVCLVFTGFINTIFNRIERKFN
- a CDS encoding response regulator; this encodes MNILIADDERVIREGIMRTIENIYPEYQVYVAARAEEAVKVMEEQHIHIVLTDILMPGMNGLEFMKISKRRYPYVKWVVISAHSEFSYAQEAVRLGAKDYLLKPIGKNKLQEIIHNLTDEIQKDSDISRQGERLRASLRFLREGVFQRLASGLDIGNLDIGPFIEDFSNYYLVMVQMDPGDRSVRLEHFIVENVLSELVERHGRGFVVSYDRQSLLGLVTLRENAVIEEFQQEVREHLIHYLKVPFQILHSGLSYDFSTVPQVVKRMREASASQAFELEPLKGSGEKAIDVALHYIKEHYAEDLSLEKMASVVFLNPAYFSQLFKHKTGQGYKEYVTSLRLEQAKLLLLNPKLKLAEIAERVGYQDMKHFTQMFRKKFLLTPTEYRQAENINILMSKGTPPQ
- a CDS encoding carbohydrate ABC transporter permease; translated protein: MQKFKKGIVYLLFAIPVVTQLYPLLWLVLYSLKTNEEIMDGSFFSLPKSFQWHNYSEAYTSGSYLKYLSNSIFVTATTMVCVIVLASMVAYAISRFRWKYGNLVMTIFLMGMMIPMQATLLPLMIIFKHIHVLNTHWSLILPYIAFSTPIAVFILSGFMRDIPHEIEESAFIDGASVYRIFRSIILPVSIPPVMTVCILTFINIWNEYILAATFISSEKLKTLPFGVYTFVSQYSVNYGDIGAFLVMGALPVILIYFFLSNRITKGMVAGAVKG
- a CDS encoding extracellular solute-binding protein, whose translation is MVKTKMQKSFAIGLTAVMALSLAACGNSDNKSNEGAATNAPKSTDSGNTATATTDSGKKVTITFQNIYPDPATPAYKMIHELTNQYMKEHPNVKIELDTLNTDQQKVKLKTQAASKEVPDITIVNPAAQMKPFVDAGLFAPLNDMLDQDGLKDTYQEGLLDYYSFDNNVYALPDGNNIEVVYYNKELFEQAGIKNTPTTFEELLQDVKILKDKGITPMAIGEKDSWTGSFLFMNILLRTNGGPGFLKDVLDGKKTFEDPAFVEAVDAFQQLVQAGAFPDGATSIDANAGGNIFKTGKAAMWSIGSWETGAIDASSVAGKVGAFQFPTVNGKGDPNEFMLAPGSAFAVSANSEHLQETKDFLHFFASEYPKKQFELKNAVGIGQKVDGDLKAAGYSDLAVNIAGLFNQVKGGDLAFDNTMNPATAQVHLSSIQNLFVQKVDSAAVAKEHQTAFEANKE
- a CDS encoding cache domain-containing sensor histidine kinase gives rise to the protein MRNGFHSIHHRLFLLFLFCMSSILLIVSLLYYNRTTVQLHEKISDLSQKNVAQTAGLFTLLYKGYDALSKSLSNNFEMIRLLNETTDEPAVAFINEQTITNIIGSIFYSRDDLVGIHVITDKGKIYNYGNYMNVVDPDYKTEDWYKQLRASSGKMVWLGVYEHSLIDQVEDSPVFAFGRQIFDLNEHKPIGIVLYETNPQPVLDALDNLKLGAHSQVYLMSQDGRFVSSATDPSPVVENLPSLQTSEDVMVQQEADRLIVASKLSFSGWWVMSITPDKDLNVELIEMKRYLLIVISILIIVSTLIAFIVSRSISSPLKKMIREMRQVEIGNFRGMVNVSSYQEINILVASFNRMVRRIEELIERVKLSSVSEKNAELHALQSQVNPHFLYNTLDMIYWMLDEEGNEQLGELVLSLSSMFRYSSQWEDGAEVALEEELEQIGHYLKIISIRLEGRLQIVTGIDEQWLPIRVPKMTVQPVIENAVKHGLESLGRQGILKVYTREEGNILKLIVEDNGNGMDEVQLQRLLHSLEGRSPKEAGKSGIGLQNLHRRLQHMFGETYGLQIQSFPGVGTQVAILLPINVEGDTLT